A part of Pseudoalteromonas arctica A 37-1-2 genomic DNA contains:
- a CDS encoding TolC family protein — translation MNHAVSIKVVLCSVVLFSTAVNAQNNLNTEILKQTSNEQTLSLTQALNYALTHEPWLKASGYQEDAAIAQSIAAGTLPYPVLTVGLLNLPTNGYAFDQEGMTQLKVDLSQKFSRGNSLALRQKALAQSAQQYPWQRADRLAQVKAIVIESWLNAYRAQRSIALIEQDKGLFTQLIDITEASYASTLGKTRQQDIIRAQLELTRLEDKLVMLEQQFESAKNRLAQWLPMNMLMQPLNTEFTKTAGLVDFASLEFDELIQLLMAHPAIIAIDKTVTAKQTEVALAKQSYKPQMGVNVGYGYRDDTPMGESRADLLSVGFSIDLPLFTDNRQDQQVKSAIASAEATKTQKLVALQKLKGMYFKEFSQLARLQKRDALYQNTLLPQMSEQSQATLNAYTRDDGDFSDVMRARIGELNAKIDALNIQVDQHIITARLNYYASSLDPQVMSEQTGELHNEY, via the coding sequence ATGAACCACGCTGTAAGTATTAAAGTCGTATTATGTAGTGTTGTGTTATTTAGCACCGCTGTTAATGCGCAAAATAACCTAAATACCGAAATACTAAAGCAAACTAGTAATGAGCAAACGCTTAGCTTAACGCAAGCGCTTAATTATGCGCTAACGCATGAGCCATGGCTAAAAGCGAGTGGCTACCAAGAAGATGCAGCAATAGCGCAAAGCATTGCTGCAGGCACCTTACCCTATCCTGTTTTAACGGTTGGCTTACTCAACTTACCTACTAACGGTTATGCGTTTGATCAAGAAGGGATGACGCAGCTTAAAGTTGATTTGAGCCAAAAGTTTAGCCGAGGGAATAGTTTAGCGCTTAGACAAAAAGCATTAGCACAGTCTGCTCAACAATACCCTTGGCAGCGCGCCGATCGCTTAGCACAAGTAAAAGCAATTGTGATTGAGTCGTGGTTAAACGCGTATCGTGCTCAGCGAAGTATTGCTTTAATTGAGCAAGATAAAGGGCTATTTACTCAACTTATTGACATTACCGAAGCAAGCTACGCAAGCACCTTAGGTAAAACACGTCAGCAAGATATTATTCGTGCGCAATTAGAACTCACCCGTCTGGAAGATAAGCTGGTTATGCTTGAGCAGCAATTTGAAAGTGCTAAAAACCGTTTAGCACAGTGGTTACCTATGAATATGCTTATGCAGCCTTTAAATACTGAGTTTACTAAAACCGCAGGGCTGGTTGATTTTGCGAGCCTTGAATTTGATGAGCTAATACAGTTGCTTATGGCGCATCCCGCAATTATTGCGATAGATAAAACCGTAACGGCAAAGCAAACCGAAGTTGCGCTCGCTAAGCAAAGCTACAAACCTCAAATGGGCGTTAATGTGGGTTATGGTTACCGAGATGATACCCCGATGGGTGAGTCGCGAGCTGATTTACTCTCTGTAGGGTTTAGTATTGATTTGCCATTGTTTACTGATAACAGACAAGATCAACAGGTTAAATCGGCTATTGCTAGTGCAGAAGCTACTAAAACACAAAAGCTGGTGGCGCTTCAAAAACTCAAAGGCATGTACTTTAAGGAGTTTAGCCAACTCGCTCGCTTGCAAAAACGCGATGCGCTTTATCAAAATACGTTATTACCGCAAATGTCAGAGCAATCTCAAGCAACACTTAATGCTTATACACGCGACGACGGGGATTTTTCTGACGTGATGCGCGCGCGCATTGGTGAACTTAATGCCAAAATTGATGCACTGAATATTCAAGTAGATCAACATATTATTACCGCCCGCCTTAATTATTATGCAAGTAGCTTAGACCCCCAAGTAATGAGCGAGCAAACTGGAGAATTACACAATGAATACTAA
- a CDS encoding paraquat-inducible protein A, producing MRNWLSVISVVVALCLLFPGITKPVLTIEGNIDKSKLAQAGIEMLAEEGDGRTRSMLMMFSNMLGLDKLEGEISAYNKTQSILGTVKELASNNNLFVAALVGLFSIVIPSLKLLLQLLYCCLPLNGFKQKLGLVICALSKWSMVDVFVIALIVTYLAGNAHGKSGELLVMNAQFGEGFWYFSAYCIFAIIASNLIKTPDKPQST from the coding sequence ATGCGTAATTGGTTGTCGGTTATAAGTGTAGTGGTTGCTCTTTGTTTATTGTTTCCTGGTATTACAAAACCAGTATTAACAATAGAGGGCAACATAGATAAATCAAAACTAGCGCAAGCGGGTATTGAAATGCTGGCTGAAGAGGGCGATGGTCGAACTCGCAGTATGCTAATGATGTTCTCGAACATGCTAGGGCTTGATAAGTTAGAAGGTGAGATTAGCGCCTATAACAAAACACAAAGTATTTTAGGCACAGTTAAAGAGCTTGCTAGCAATAATAATTTATTTGTAGCCGCTTTAGTGGGGTTGTTTTCTATTGTTATTCCAAGCTTGAAGCTGCTATTACAATTGCTTTATTGTTGCCTACCTTTGAATGGGTTTAAGCAAAAGCTCGGTCTGGTTATTTGTGCATTAAGTAAGTGGAGCATGGTTGATGTATTTGTTATTGCATTAATAGTGACTTACTTAGCAGGTAACGCCCATGGTAAAAGTGGTGAGCTACTTGTTATGAATGCACAATTTGGTGAAGGGTTTTGGTATTTTAGCGCATATTGTATATTTGCAATTATCGCGAGTAACTTAATTAAAACACCTGATAAACCGCAGTCTACATAA
- a CDS encoding EAL and HDOD domain-containing protein has product MKLNNIPDEVQKITQFVARQPIFDIDQNVFSYELLYRDSANNAFPVGTSDVHATSRLFFNALMLVGLDRLTAHHLAFINLSSETILDNFPKLLLPENSVIEIVERTGNIPAVAERVQELKKEGYVFALDDYDGDPKWEPLLAHVDYIKIEIDDPVIKTNMRIKKIKRANPHAKIIVERIETHEQFNILKLAGCDLFQGFFFSRPEMITYKGVEPSKLTVFDLLRFTAKQKLCFKEVHQRVARDVAITARVLKLANARSGKANLVITSISQAVIYLGEDTIRQFVRVLAISELGVEKPTELTKLALTRAQFMSLILEQNNKKLTEQGYLVGLFSVLDAILDADLKDIVKEFTLDAAISDALLLESGILGNCLSLIKEFELDNVDEAMVHLANINSELHIGDIFNFLLDAVLYSDDIIEAIAE; this is encoded by the coding sequence GTGAAATTAAATAACATACCTGATGAGGTACAAAAAATAACTCAGTTTGTCGCGCGGCAACCTATTTTTGATATAGACCAGAATGTTTTCTCGTACGAACTGCTTTATCGAGACTCAGCCAACAATGCGTTTCCTGTGGGCACTTCTGATGTGCATGCGACAAGCCGCCTGTTTTTTAATGCATTAATGTTGGTAGGTTTAGATAGACTTACCGCGCATCATTTAGCTTTTATAAACTTGTCATCAGAAACTATTCTCGATAACTTTCCCAAACTTTTATTGCCAGAAAATAGTGTTATTGAAATAGTAGAGCGCACGGGCAATATTCCTGCGGTTGCTGAGCGTGTGCAAGAACTTAAAAAAGAAGGGTATGTTTTTGCACTTGATGATTACGATGGCGATCCAAAATGGGAGCCACTATTAGCACATGTTGATTACATAAAAATTGAGATAGATGATCCGGTTATTAAAACCAATATGCGCATTAAAAAAATAAAACGCGCAAATCCACATGCAAAAATAATTGTTGAACGAATAGAGACGCATGAACAATTTAATATATTAAAATTGGCAGGCTGTGATTTATTTCAGGGGTTCTTTTTCTCTCGCCCAGAAATGATTACGTATAAAGGTGTAGAGCCTTCAAAGTTAACTGTTTTTGATCTATTGCGTTTTACAGCAAAACAAAAACTTTGCTTTAAAGAAGTTCATCAACGAGTGGCCAGAGATGTAGCCATAACAGCCAGGGTTTTAAAGCTGGCTAACGCGCGTTCAGGAAAAGCAAATTTAGTCATTACGTCTATTTCACAAGCGGTTATTTATTTAGGTGAAGATACAATAAGGCAATTTGTTCGTGTATTAGCAATTAGTGAGTTGGGGGTCGAAAAACCAACCGAATTAACTAAGCTTGCTTTAACGCGGGCTCAATTTATGTCGCTTATTTTAGAGCAAAATAATAAAAAGCTGACCGAGCAAGGGTATCTAGTGGGTTTGTTCTCGGTGCTTGATGCCATTTTAGATGCTGATTTAAAAGACATAGTTAAAGAGTTTACCTTAGATGCAGCTATATCTGATGCGTTACTATTAGAGAGCGGCATTTTAGGAAACTGTTTATCGCTTATAAAAGAATTTGAATTAGATAATGTAGATGAAGCTATGGTCCATTTGGCCAACATAAACTCAGAGCTACACATTGGCGATATATTTAATTTTTTACTGGATGCTGTTTTATACAGTGACGATATTATTGAGGCAATAGCAGAATAA
- a CDS encoding substrate-binding periplasmic protein: MANFIRLLVLSPLLFVFFSYASINPTPLKYNVSASGSHYPYYTNDPEKPGVLPEIIEKALDDANIAASHIDLPTKRITKYLQDEIIDFDVISLEWLPKDERNDSRYVFSEPLIYATEMIVTLPQNAQNWQNADSLKGKNIGTVLGYYYFNDNTFERVDFPSEKELMTALSRNRVEAALIGKLTALYWAEQLEINIAFGAQHSHGFLRIRLLSKHKELLPQINLAIKNLHAQGYIKSIEDKYMSNIPTQN; the protein is encoded by the coding sequence TTGGCTAACTTTATTCGGTTATTAGTACTGAGCCCTCTGCTATTTGTATTTTTTAGCTATGCCAGCATTAACCCTACTCCCCTCAAATACAATGTTAGCGCGTCAGGTAGTCATTATCCATATTATACAAATGATCCAGAAAAGCCTGGTGTATTACCCGAAATTATTGAAAAAGCACTCGATGATGCAAATATTGCAGCTTCTCATATCGACCTACCCACAAAGCGTATTACCAAATATTTACAAGATGAAATAATCGATTTTGATGTTATTTCATTAGAATGGCTCCCAAAGGATGAGAGAAATGACTCTCGTTATGTTTTTTCAGAGCCCCTTATTTATGCCACAGAAATGATTGTTACCTTGCCTCAAAATGCCCAGAACTGGCAAAACGCTGATAGCTTAAAGGGCAAAAATATAGGAACGGTACTAGGTTACTATTACTTTAATGACAACACCTTTGAGCGTGTTGACTTTCCATCCGAGAAAGAACTTATGACCGCTCTATCAAGAAACCGTGTAGAAGCAGCGCTAATAGGTAAGTTAACTGCGCTCTATTGGGCAGAGCAGTTAGAGATAAACATTGCCTTTGGCGCACAGCATTCCCATGGTTTTTTAAGAATTCGCTTATTGAGCAAACATAAAGAATTATTGCCCCAAATAAACCTAGCAATTAAAAACCTTCACGCTCAAGGATATATAAAAAGTATTGAAGATAAGTATATGAGTAATATACCCACACAAAATTAA
- a CDS encoding PhnA domain-containing protein translates to MSIEKALIERSNNQCELCAATENLSVYEVPPVTETHSDKCIYTCQTCKDQIENNSEITPTHWHCLNDSMWSQTPAVQVVAYRMLSRLAPDNGWAQDALDMIYLEEDTLTWAKKALAEDDDLKHVDSNGVVLQAGDTVTLIKDLDVKGSSLTAKRGTAVRNIGLTSNPEHIEGRVDGQRIVILTKFVKK, encoded by the coding sequence ATGAGTATTGAAAAAGCCTTAATCGAACGTAGTAATAATCAATGTGAATTGTGTGCAGCCACCGAGAACTTATCTGTTTATGAAGTACCACCGGTAACTGAAACCCACTCAGATAAATGTATTTACACGTGTCAAACATGTAAAGATCAAATCGAGAATAACAGCGAAATAACGCCTACACATTGGCACTGTTTAAACGATAGCATGTGGAGCCAAACTCCTGCAGTACAAGTTGTAGCTTACAGAATGCTTTCGCGTTTAGCGCCTGATAATGGCTGGGCACAAGATGCGCTAGACATGATTTACCTTGAAGAAGACACGCTAACCTGGGCTAAAAAAGCACTTGCCGAAGATGACGATTTAAAGCATGTAGATAGCAACGGTGTAGTACTTCAAGCAGGCGATACTGTTACCCTAATTAAAGACTTAGACGTTAAAGGCAGTAGCCTTACCGCTAAACGTGGAACAGCTGTTCGTAATATTGGCCTAACCAGCAACCCTGAACATATTGAAGGGCGAGTTGACGGCCAGCGCATTGTTATTTTAACTAAGTTTGTTAAAAAATAA
- a CDS encoding META domain-containing protein, translated as MEKHQAVSSRKKAVAGIGLLALSAFAVTGCGEQTKSTENTEIAEAITSLTIQASYKDRSMLRPGSQLIVTLSNVSKMDVKADIITQEVIDVTQAPPFTVELIYDASKISDKHRYSLSARIINKDKVLYTSTTNHDPFAESQLTTPYKIELSKVSTQKPDVTLTNTYWKAITINAQTVNVTTKEPFIQFNKDHRVNGFLGCNNFSGSYSTEQQTITLSQLASTKKMCSDNMSQEATMSDVLSKTSKWEITGESLKLKNSRGNTLATFSAVYFN; from the coding sequence ATGGAAAAGCATCAAGCAGTATCTTCGCGTAAAAAGGCAGTTGCAGGGATTGGCTTATTGGCGCTTAGCGCTTTTGCAGTAACTGGCTGCGGTGAGCAAACTAAATCGACTGAAAACACAGAAATTGCAGAAGCAATAACCAGCCTAACTATCCAAGCTAGCTACAAAGATCGCAGTATGCTTCGCCCTGGCTCGCAATTAATAGTTACGCTTTCCAATGTATCTAAAATGGATGTAAAAGCCGATATAATCACACAAGAAGTGATTGATGTAACCCAAGCCCCGCCATTTACCGTTGAGCTAATTTATGATGCCAGCAAAATTAGCGATAAACATCGCTATAGCCTAAGCGCCAGAATTATAAATAAAGACAAAGTGCTTTACACAAGTACAACAAATCATGACCCGTTTGCAGAATCACAGTTAACTACCCCCTATAAAATTGAGCTTTCAAAAGTGTCGACTCAAAAACCCGATGTAACACTCACAAATACTTACTGGAAAGCAATAACAATAAATGCTCAAACTGTGAATGTTACAACTAAAGAACCATTCATTCAGTTCAATAAAGACCACCGCGTTAATGGCTTTTTAGGCTGTAATAATTTTAGCGGAAGCTATAGTACCGAGCAGCAAACAATTACACTTAGTCAGCTAGCAAGTACAAAAAAGATGTGCTCGGATAATATGAGCCAAGAAGCGACTATGTCTGACGTACTTAGCAAAACTTCAAAGTGGGAAATAACAGGTGAATCACTAAAACTTAAAAACAGTCGCGGTAATACACTTGCTACTTTTAGTGCGGTTTATTTTAATTAA
- a CDS encoding 23S rRNA (adenine(2030)-N(6))-methyltransferase RlmJ has product MLSYRHSFHAGNPADVLKHLVLAQVLNYQTIKDKPLDYIDTHSGAGFFELAAADAQKTQEYQDGIEKLWHHKSEHAELNEYIELIKSFNDTDELAFYPGSPKIAEHYLRRQDKGWFFELHPRDLLLLEENMQGKRSIRVRGEDGFAGLVGLLPPASRRACVLIDPPYEIKDDYETVVKTLVKAHQRFATGTYMIWYPVVDRERIDNMEQGLIDSGMRNIQLFELGTEADTDVHGMTASGMIVINPPWKLKQTMDAIMPELVSLLSEPSGFYRSEQLVDE; this is encoded by the coding sequence ATGCTTAGTTACAGACACTCATTTCATGCGGGTAATCCTGCCGATGTACTTAAACACTTAGTACTGGCACAAGTGCTAAATTATCAAACAATTAAAGATAAACCGCTTGATTATATAGACACACATTCAGGTGCTGGCTTTTTTGAACTTGCAGCTGCCGATGCGCAAAAAACGCAAGAGTATCAAGATGGTATTGAAAAACTTTGGCATCATAAAAGTGAGCATGCTGAGCTTAATGAATACATTGAATTAATTAAGTCATTTAACGACACTGACGAACTTGCGTTTTATCCAGGTTCACCAAAAATTGCAGAGCACTACTTACGCCGCCAAGATAAGGGTTGGTTTTTTGAACTGCACCCTCGCGATTTATTATTACTTGAAGAAAACATGCAAGGTAAGCGATCTATTCGTGTACGTGGAGAGGATGGTTTTGCAGGTTTAGTTGGTTTATTACCACCAGCATCTCGCAGAGCGTGTGTGTTAATTGACCCTCCATACGAAATTAAAGATGACTACGAAACGGTTGTAAAAACCTTAGTTAAAGCTCATCAGCGTTTTGCTACAGGTACTTACATGATTTGGTATCCGGTTGTTGATAGAGAACGCATTGATAATATGGAGCAGGGCTTAATTGATTCAGGAATGCGCAACATTCAGTTATTTGAATTAGGCACTGAAGCCGATACTGATGTACACGGTATGACAGCATCGGGCATGATTGTAATTAATCCTCCATGGAAGCTAAAGCAAACAATGGATGCAATAATGCCTGAACTTGTTAGTTTGTTAAGTGAGCCAAGTGGTTTTTACAGAAGTGAACAACTCGTTGATGAGTAA
- a CDS encoding cell division protein ZapA: protein MSELQNQRVTVELLGKEQQFACPEGQEDALIAAAKNLNDLVEQMKQRSTVRNDQKALLMAALNLSHELLEAKTQATVEQQHQDQMIDKLSQHLANDPKHQK from the coding sequence ATGTCTGAGCTGCAAAACCAGCGGGTCACTGTTGAGTTGCTAGGTAAAGAGCAGCAATTTGCTTGCCCTGAAGGGCAGGAAGATGCATTAATAGCAGCAGCTAAAAATCTAAATGACTTAGTTGAGCAAATGAAGCAACGCTCAACCGTTAGAAACGATCAAAAAGCCCTACTAATGGCAGCATTAAACTTAAGCCACGAATTGCTAGAAGCAAAAACACAGGCTACAGTTGAGCAACAGCATCAAGACCAAATGATTGATAAACTCAGTCAGCATTTGGCAAATGACCCCAAACACCAAAAATAA
- a CDS encoding MBL fold metallo-hydrolase has product MKLKLSNIASLCKHLLLACTLLSIVPSTYAAVTWNTINPHIQFLKQQDKLRFYDSNQVLIEGEKCALLVDTSANFAAVEQLAEDLKKRLKTPLCYLVATHYHDDHLLGMAVMQNFYPDAKLIVHQQVNKNFNLYQTAYTDKLDTYEKSIELSYQRLANVPKEEQAKWRNKLELAKKRLFRWQEYQLGEPKITIDNRKTIDLGGFEVTLEPQQAHTNGDLTITTNNGSVLIGGDIVDWLPYPGHGELKSWQTLLKQYINDEKLTIILPGHGGTLTKEQLKQPLSFLTAITEHVKNNKDQSIEQLMLSFPESVIEPYKQEALNIKSSNFFLQAGLNRAKSAE; this is encoded by the coding sequence ATGAAGTTAAAACTTTCAAACATAGCCTCTTTATGTAAGCACTTACTATTAGCATGCACTTTATTATCAATAGTACCTAGCACCTATGCTGCCGTCACTTGGAATACAATAAACCCTCATATTCAGTTTTTAAAGCAACAAGACAAGCTTCGCTTTTACGACTCTAACCAAGTATTAATTGAAGGCGAAAAATGTGCCCTACTTGTTGATACGAGCGCCAATTTTGCTGCAGTTGAACAACTTGCTGAAGATTTAAAGAAACGCCTTAAAACACCCTTATGCTATTTAGTGGCTACCCACTACCATGACGATCACTTGCTAGGTATGGCGGTTATGCAAAATTTTTATCCTGATGCCAAGCTCATTGTTCATCAGCAGGTAAATAAAAATTTTAACCTTTATCAAACAGCATATACCGACAAACTAGACACCTATGAAAAGAGCATTGAGCTGAGCTACCAACGATTAGCGAATGTGCCCAAAGAAGAGCAAGCTAAATGGCGAAATAAGTTAGAGCTTGCAAAAAAACGACTTTTTCGCTGGCAAGAATATCAACTTGGCGAACCGAAAATAACAATAGATAATCGTAAAACTATCGACCTTGGTGGTTTTGAGGTAACGCTTGAGCCGCAGCAAGCCCATACTAACGGTGATTTAACTATTACTACCAATAATGGCAGTGTGCTGATTGGTGGCGATATCGTTGACTGGCTTCCTTACCCTGGACACGGTGAACTTAAAAGTTGGCAAACGTTGCTTAAGCAATATATTAACGACGAAAAGCTCACTATTATTTTACCTGGGCACGGCGGCACATTAACAAAAGAGCAGCTGAAACAGCCACTATCATTTTTAACAGCCATAACAGAGCACGTTAAAAACAATAAAGATCAAAGTATTGAGCAGTTAATGCTATCGTTTCCTGAATCAGTTATTGAGCCTTATAAACAAGAAGCGCTTAATATAAAATCGAGCAACTTCTTTTTACAAGCTGGCCTAAATCGCGCAAAAAGCGCAGAATAA
- a CDS encoding LysM peptidoglycan-binding domain-containing protein, producing the protein MRSLVLCCLGILLFGCQSTEQEPQEAPQIFTHFEPDYYTYDIDEEVAQTPQVSEHVTPLQFKKTIVKKRPPKTTDLWVHIANNLHFTVYQNRALKKRISWYAKQPNYLQTVSKRAAPYLYHIVKKIEQKQLPMELALLPFVESDFRPTIASSQQAVGVWQLVGATAHHFGVKSDQWYDGRQDVLASTDAALDYLSYLHKRFDGNWLHALAAYNSGEGRVKRAIEKNKKRGKSTDYWSLSLPKETADYVPKLLALSYLVKHPQKGIKRPKLAYKPFTTQMNIGQQFDFSVIAKLSGIGSKQLHAINQGYLKNQSSPNGPHTLLLPIGQEALLKSQFFKSNFAGEYIVKQNDTLYGIARRFSMSVKALKQLNNKNNNLIGVGEKLLVGQPKTLPSTLTVDYKISPYLEHQEIAIPTIEIDYEVKSGDSLWSISQLYDVPHSDLAKWNKLSASSILKPGTQLVLFIPQAEKQKAAPTKKDFLLNLQKTLNQPR; encoded by the coding sequence ATGCGCAGTTTGGTTTTATGTTGTTTGGGTATTTTGTTATTTGGTTGTCAATCAACGGAGCAAGAACCACAAGAAGCTCCACAAATATTTACTCATTTTGAGCCTGACTATTATACTTATGATATTGACGAGGAAGTAGCTCAAACGCCCCAAGTTAGTGAGCACGTTACGCCACTTCAATTCAAAAAAACAATCGTAAAAAAGCGCCCACCAAAAACCACCGATCTGTGGGTGCATATAGCCAACAATCTACACTTTACGGTTTATCAAAATCGCGCGTTAAAAAAGCGTATCAGCTGGTACGCAAAGCAACCTAACTACTTGCAAACTGTGAGTAAACGCGCAGCGCCTTACCTGTATCATATCGTAAAAAAAATTGAGCAAAAGCAACTACCTATGGAGCTCGCTTTACTACCATTTGTAGAAAGCGATTTTAGACCAACGATAGCCTCATCACAGCAAGCTGTTGGTGTTTGGCAGTTAGTTGGCGCAACAGCGCATCACTTTGGAGTTAAGTCAGACCAATGGTACGACGGGCGCCAAGACGTACTTGCTTCAACCGATGCAGCGCTTGATTACTTAAGCTACTTACATAAACGCTTTGATGGTAATTGGCTACATGCTTTGGCTGCTTATAACAGTGGTGAGGGCCGCGTTAAACGCGCAATCGAAAAAAACAAAAAGCGCGGTAAAAGCACCGATTACTGGTCACTCAGTCTGCCAAAAGAAACCGCCGACTACGTACCCAAGTTACTCGCTTTAAGCTATTTAGTTAAGCACCCACAAAAGGGCATTAAACGCCCAAAGCTTGCATATAAGCCATTTACAACACAGATGAATATAGGCCAGCAGTTCGACTTTTCAGTCATCGCTAAGCTCTCTGGTATAGGTTCAAAGCAGTTACACGCGATTAATCAGGGATATTTAAAAAATCAAAGCTCACCTAACGGGCCGCATACTTTACTGCTGCCTATAGGGCAAGAGGCCTTATTAAAAAGTCAGTTTTTTAAATCAAACTTTGCTGGAGAGTACATCGTTAAACAAAACGACACGCTTTACGGTATTGCTAGACGTTTTAGTATGTCGGTAAAAGCTTTAAAACAACTTAATAACAAAAATAATAATTTAATAGGCGTTGGAGAAAAGTTATTAGTTGGACAACCTAAAACCCTGCCAAGCACATTAACAGTTGATTACAAAATTAGCCCTTATTTAGAACACCAAGAGATTGCGATTCCCACCATTGAAATAGATTACGAAGTTAAGTCGGGCGATAGCCTTTGGAGTATAAGTCAGCTTTACGATGTACCCCATAGCGACTTGGCAAAATGGAACAAACTCTCTGCATCGAGCATTTTAAAGCCTGGTACTCAATTAGTACTGTTTATACCACAGGCTGAAAAGCAAAAAGCAGCCCCAACAAAAAAAGATTTTCTGCTAAATTTACAAAAAACACTAAATCAGCCACGTTAA
- a CDS encoding FKBP-type peptidyl-prolyl cis-trans isomerase produces the protein MQISKNSAVEFHYTLSEAGEQIESSTNEAPLTYIHGSEGMLPGLEKALEGKEAGEKFSVTLEPSESYGERVDDLIQRIPLKHLQGDVKVWKPGMTAMVSSNQGRHQVTIVKVGRFNADCDLNHPFAGKTLTFDVEVISVREATSEEVSHGHVHAEGGCGHSH, from the coding sequence ATGCAAATTAGCAAAAATTCAGCAGTTGAATTTCATTACACCCTTAGCGAAGCGGGCGAGCAAATTGAAAGTAGCACAAACGAAGCGCCACTTACTTACATTCATGGCAGCGAAGGTATGCTTCCTGGTTTAGAAAAAGCACTTGAAGGCAAAGAAGCTGGCGAAAAATTTAGTGTAACTCTAGAGCCAAGTGAATCATACGGCGAGCGTGTTGATGACTTAATTCAGCGTATCCCGCTTAAGCATCTACAAGGCGATGTTAAAGTATGGAAACCAGGTATGACAGCAATGGTTAGCTCTAACCAAGGTCGTCATCAGGTTACTATTGTTAAGGTTGGTCGTTTTAACGCAGATTGTGATTTAAACCACCCATTTGCTGGTAAAACGCTAACGTTTGACGTTGAAGTTATATCAGTACGTGAAGCAACAAGTGAAGAAGTTTCTCACGGACACGTGCACGCTGAAGGCGGCTGTGGTCACTCTCACTAG
- a CDS encoding SDR family NAD(P)-dependent oxidoreductase, which produces MSKVAVVTGGTKGIGLAVVKRLLNNGYEVHNLDIELSEIGIFHQCDVSDVSAVQSCINAICEQSKRIDVLVSNAGKHLSANIESTDEQTLDALFALNVKGAYAAIQSVLPSMKAQNGGAIILVASDQAIIGKQNSFAYNLTKHALASMAKTTALDYAGFNIRANAVCPGTIETPLFHNAIDAYCAKSGANKAEIVAEEASLQPLNRLGQADEVAALVSFLASDDASFITGSLQSIDGGYTAQ; this is translated from the coding sequence ATGTCTAAAGTTGCAGTCGTTACAGGTGGTACAAAAGGTATTGGCTTAGCCGTAGTTAAGCGTTTGCTAAACAACGGCTATGAAGTACATAACCTTGATATAGAGCTGAGCGAAATCGGTATATTTCATCAGTGTGATGTAAGTGATGTATCGGCGGTACAAAGCTGTATCAACGCTATCTGTGAACAAAGCAAACGTATTGATGTACTTGTTTCTAATGCTGGAAAACACTTAAGCGCAAATATAGAAAGCACCGACGAGCAAACTCTCGATGCACTTTTTGCGCTTAATGTTAAAGGCGCTTATGCCGCAATACAAAGCGTATTGCCAAGCATGAAAGCGCAAAATGGCGGCGCTATTATATTAGTCGCTTCCGATCAGGCAATTATAGGTAAGCAAAACTCTTTTGCGTATAACCTAACAAAACATGCCCTTGCCTCAATGGCTAAAACAACAGCGCTTGATTATGCGGGTTTTAATATTAGAGCAAATGCGGTATGCCCTGGCACAATAGAAACCCCGCTATTTCATAACGCGATAGATGCGTACTGCGCAAAAAGTGGCGCAAACAAAGCTGAAATAGTTGCCGAGGAAGCAAGTCTTCAACCGCTTAACCGATTAGGTCAAGCCGATGAGGTTGCTGCCCTTGTGAGCTTTTTAGCAAGCGACGATGCCAGCTTTATTACTGGCAGCCTACAAAGCATTGACGGTGGCTACACTGCCCAATGA